One region of Streptomyces rishiriensis genomic DNA includes:
- a CDS encoding MaoC family dehydratase gives MTAKIAYDDVEVGTELPTQSFPVKRATLVQYAGASGDFNPIHWNEKFAKEVGLPDVIAHGMFTMAEAIRVVTDWTGDPGAVVGYGVRFTKPVVVPNDDQGAVIEVTGKVGAKLDDNTVRVDLTVTSGGLKVLGMSRAVVRLA, from the coding sequence ATGACGGCGAAGATCGCTTACGACGACGTCGAGGTCGGCACCGAGCTGCCGACGCAGTCCTTCCCCGTGAAGCGCGCCACACTGGTGCAGTACGCGGGTGCCTCCGGGGACTTCAATCCCATCCACTGGAACGAGAAGTTCGCCAAGGAGGTGGGCCTGCCGGACGTCATCGCGCACGGCATGTTCACCATGGCCGAGGCGATCCGCGTCGTCACCGACTGGACCGGCGACCCGGGCGCCGTCGTCGGCTACGGCGTTCGCTTCACCAAGCCCGTCGTCGTCCCGAACGACGACCAGGGTGCCGTGATCGAGGTCACCGGCAAGGTGGGCGCCAAGCTCGACGACAACACCGTGCGGGTCGATCTGACGGTGACCAGCGGCGGGCTGAAGGTCCTCGGGATGTCCCGGGCGGTCGTACGACTGGCCTGA
- a CDS encoding NAD(P)-dependent oxidoreductase → MKFTVFGATGGIGREVVRQALDAGHEVTAVVRDPARLTVAGGRLEVVRADLTDPAALRPAVTGRDAVLSGLGARSRKDAGVAARLTRTVLSALEAEGVRRLLVVSAGPVGPEPEGDGVLDRTVRGIVSAALKDVYADLREMEAELARSAADWTAVRPPRLQDKPVTGSYRTVVGGFPRRGRFIGRADVAHSMLAMVADEGTVKQGVGVAY, encoded by the coding sequence ATGAAGTTCACCGTTTTCGGCGCCACCGGAGGCATCGGCCGCGAGGTCGTCCGACAGGCCCTGGACGCCGGGCACGAGGTCACGGCCGTCGTACGGGATCCCGCCCGGCTCACCGTCGCCGGCGGCCGCCTGGAGGTGGTCCGCGCGGACCTCACCGACCCGGCGGCGTTGCGCCCCGCCGTGACCGGCCGGGACGCGGTCCTGTCCGGGCTCGGCGCACGAAGCCGCAAGGACGCCGGGGTGGCCGCCCGGCTCACGCGCACGGTGCTGTCGGCCCTGGAGGCGGAGGGCGTGCGCCGGCTGCTCGTGGTCAGCGCCGGCCCCGTCGGCCCCGAGCCGGAGGGCGACGGAGTCCTGGACCGCACCGTGCGCGGCATCGTGTCGGCGGCGCTGAAGGACGTGTACGCCGACCTGCGGGAGATGGAGGCGGAGCTGGCGCGCAGCGCCGCCGACTGGACGGCCGTACGGCCGCCGCGGCTGCAGGACAAGCCGGTGACGGGGTCGTACCGCACGGTGGTGGGCGGCTTCCCCCGCAGGGGCCGGTTCATCGGACGGGCCGACGTGGCGCACTCGATGCTGGCGATGGTGGCGGACGAGGGGACGGTGAAGCAGGGCGTGGGGGTGGCCTACTAG
- a CDS encoding TetR/AcrR family transcriptional regulator: MDRPARVRILDAAHELMLTVGLARATTKEIAKAAGCSEAALYKYFASKEELFIRVLAERLPRLTPLLSSLAAEPGRGTLEGNLTEIARQAALFYEQSFPIAASLYAETQLKRRHDEAMRDLGVGPHVPIEQLAAYLRAEQAVGRVRRTTDAFAAASLLMGACAQRAFAYDAAGERPEVDGFAAGLARTLVAGIAD; encoded by the coding sequence ATGGACCGACCGGCCCGCGTCCGCATCCTCGACGCCGCGCACGAGCTGATGCTCACCGTCGGCCTGGCCCGCGCCACGACCAAGGAGATCGCGAAGGCCGCCGGCTGTTCCGAGGCGGCGCTCTACAAGTACTTCGCGAGCAAGGAAGAGCTGTTCATCCGTGTGCTCGCGGAACGGCTGCCCCGGCTGACCCCGCTGCTGAGCAGCCTGGCGGCCGAGCCCGGCCGGGGCACGCTGGAAGGGAACCTCACGGAGATCGCCCGCCAGGCCGCCCTCTTCTACGAGCAGAGCTTCCCCATCGCCGCCTCCCTGTACGCCGAGACCCAGCTCAAGCGGCGCCACGACGAAGCCATGCGGGACCTGGGCGTGGGCCCCCACGTGCCGATCGAGCAGCTCGCGGCCTATCTGCGGGCGGAGCAGGCAGTGGGGCGGGTCCGGCGGACGACGGACGCGTTCGCCGCGGCATCGCTGCTGATGGGGGCCTGTGCGCAGCGGGCGTTCGCCTACGACGCGGCGGGGGAGCGGCCGGAGGTGGACGGCTTCGCCGCCGGCCTGGCGCGCACCCTCGTGGCGGGCATCGCCGACTGA
- a CDS encoding UDP-N-acetylmuramate dehydrogenase, whose translation MQELHDAPLAPLTTFRLGGPATRLVTATTDAEVIAAVRAADADGTPLLIVGGGSNLVIGDKGFEGTALRIATRGCELAGTRLELAAGETWTDAVARTVEAGLAGVECLAGIPGSAGATPIQNVGAYGQEVATTITEVIAYDRREGETVTLTAGECAFSYRHSRFKADPERFVVLRVRFELEDADGLSAPLKYAETARALGVEPGDRVPLAEARETVLKLRAGKGMVLDPQDHDTWSAGSFFTNPILTDADFAVFHARVRERLGDGAEPPAYPAGEGHTKTSAAWLIDKAGFTKGYGGGPARISTKHTLALTNRGSATTEDLLALAREVVAGVREAFGVTLVNEPVMVGVGL comes from the coding sequence GTGCAGGAACTCCACGATGCCCCGCTCGCCCCGCTGACCACCTTCCGGCTGGGCGGTCCCGCCACCAGGCTGGTGACCGCGACGACCGACGCCGAGGTGATCGCCGCCGTGCGCGCGGCCGACGCCGACGGTACGCCGCTGCTGATCGTCGGCGGCGGTTCGAACCTCGTCATCGGCGACAAGGGCTTCGAGGGCACCGCCCTGCGCATCGCCACGCGCGGCTGCGAACTCGCCGGGACCCGACTGGAGCTGGCCGCGGGCGAGACCTGGACCGACGCCGTCGCCCGCACCGTCGAGGCCGGGCTGGCCGGCGTCGAGTGCCTGGCCGGCATCCCCGGCTCGGCGGGCGCCACCCCGATCCAGAACGTCGGGGCGTACGGCCAGGAGGTCGCCACGACGATCACCGAGGTGATCGCCTACGACCGCCGGGAGGGCGAGACCGTCACCCTCACCGCCGGAGAGTGCGCCTTCTCCTACCGGCACAGCCGCTTCAAGGCCGACCCCGAGCGGTTCGTCGTCCTGCGCGTCCGCTTCGAACTCGAGGACGCGGACGGGTTGTCCGCGCCCCTGAAGTACGCCGAGACGGCCCGCGCGCTGGGCGTCGAGCCCGGCGACCGGGTGCCGCTCGCCGAGGCCCGCGAGACCGTGCTGAAGCTGCGCGCCGGGAAGGGCATGGTCCTCGACCCGCAGGACCACGACACCTGGTCGGCCGGCTCCTTCTTCACCAACCCGATCCTCACCGACGCCGACTTCGCCGTGTTCCACGCGCGCGTGCGGGAGCGGCTGGGCGACGGCGCGGAGCCGCCCGCCTATCCGGCCGGGGAGGGGCACACCAAGACCTCCGCGGCCTGGCTGATCGACAAGGCGGGCTTCACCAAGGGGTACGGCGGCGGGCCCGCCCGGATCTCCACGAAGCACACCCTCGCCCTCACCAACCGCGGCTCGGCCACCACGGAGGACCTGCTGGCGCTGGCCCGCGAGGTCGTGGCCGGAGTGCGCGAGGCCTTCGGGGTCACGCTCGTCAACGAGCCGGTGATGGTGGGCGTCGGGCTGTAG
- the rpmG gene encoding 50S ribosomal protein L33, with amino-acid sequence MAATDVRPKITLACVECKERNYITKKNRRNNPDRLEMKKHCPRCNAHTAHRETR; translated from the coding sequence GTGGCTGCCACCGACGTCCGCCCGAAGATCACGCTGGCCTGCGTGGAGTGCAAGGAGCGGAACTACATCACCAAGAAGAACCGGCGTAACAACCCGGACCGACTGGAGATGAAGAAGCACTGCCCGCGTTGCAATGCGCACACCGCGCACCGCGAAACGCGATAA
- a CDS encoding TetR/AcrR family transcriptional regulator — MVRMSADERRESVIRAATSEFARGGYHGTSTEAIAKRVGVSQPYLFRLFPGKKAIFLAASERCMDDTVRTFAEAAEGLEGEEALHAMANAYTRVIAEQPERLMMQMQTYVAVAAAEAEGDHGFGEAVRAGWMRLWDTVHLPLGADEAETTVFMAYGMLINCLVAMGFPPGHRVWEGMYPSARLKGRLEK; from the coding sequence ATGGTCAGGATGAGCGCAGACGAGAGGCGTGAGAGCGTCATCCGCGCGGCGACGAGCGAGTTCGCCCGCGGCGGCTATCACGGCACGTCCACCGAGGCGATCGCCAAGCGGGTGGGTGTCTCGCAGCCGTATCTCTTCAGGCTCTTCCCGGGCAAGAAAGCGATCTTCCTCGCGGCTTCCGAGCGCTGCATGGACGACACGGTCCGTACGTTCGCGGAGGCCGCCGAGGGGCTGGAGGGCGAAGAGGCCCTGCATGCCATGGCCAACGCGTACACCAGGGTCATCGCGGAGCAGCCCGAACGGCTGATGATGCAGATGCAGACATACGTCGCGGTGGCCGCCGCGGAGGCCGAGGGCGACCACGGGTTCGGTGAGGCCGTGCGCGCCGGGTGGATGCGGCTCTGGGACACCGTCCACCTGCCGCTCGGCGCCGACGAGGCCGAGACGACGGTCTTCATGGCGTACGGCATGCTCATCAACTGCCTGGTGGCCATGGGATTCCCGCCGGGACACCGGGTCTGGGAAGGGATGTACCCGTCGGCTCGGCTCAAGGGCCGACTCGAGAAGTAG
- a CDS encoding adenosine deaminase has translation MERVRDVSELPKAHLHLHFTGSMRATTVLELADKYGVHLPDALTEALTSGEPPKLRATDERGWFRFQRLYDAARSCVREPEDIQRLVREAAEEDLKDGSGWLEIQVDPTSYAPRLGGLIPALEIILDSVETASRDTGLGMRVLVAANRMKHPLDARTLARLAVRYADRGVVGFGLSNDERRGMARDFDRAFAIAREGGLLSAPHGGELTGPASIRDCLDDLDANRLGHGVRAAEDPRLLKRLADRGVTCEVCPASNVALGVYEKPEDVPLRTLFDAGVPMALGADDPLLFGSRLAAQYDIARRHHAFTDEELAELARQSVRGSAAPEDVRAKLLAGVDDWLAA, from the coding sequence ATGGAGCGTGTACGTGATGTCTCTGAGCTGCCGAAAGCCCATCTGCACCTGCACTTCACCGGGTCGATGCGGGCCACCACCGTGCTGGAACTGGCCGACAAGTACGGCGTGCACCTGCCGGACGCGCTGACCGAGGCGCTGACCAGCGGGGAGCCGCCCAAACTGCGGGCCACGGACGAACGGGGCTGGTTCCGCTTCCAGCGCCTGTACGACGCGGCGCGCTCGTGCGTACGGGAGCCGGAGGACATCCAGCGGCTGGTGCGCGAGGCTGCCGAGGAGGATTTGAAGGACGGCTCGGGCTGGCTGGAGATCCAGGTGGACCCGACGTCGTACGCGCCCCGGCTGGGCGGGCTGATCCCGGCGCTGGAGATCATCCTGGACTCGGTGGAGACGGCCTCGCGCGACACCGGGCTCGGCATGCGGGTACTGGTCGCGGCGAACCGGATGAAGCACCCGCTGGACGCCCGCACACTGGCCCGGCTGGCCGTGCGGTACGCGGACCGGGGTGTCGTCGGCTTCGGGCTGTCGAACGACGAACGCCGGGGCATGGCCAGGGACTTCGACCGGGCCTTCGCGATCGCGCGGGAGGGCGGACTGCTGTCCGCCCCGCACGGCGGCGAGTTGACCGGCCCGGCGTCCATCCGCGACTGCCTGGACGACCTGGACGCGAACCGGCTGGGGCACGGGGTGCGGGCGGCCGAGGACCCACGGCTGCTGAAGAGGCTCGCCGACCGGGGTGTGACCTGCGAGGTGTGCCCGGCGTCGAACGTGGCGCTGGGGGTGTACGAGAAGCCGGAGGACGTTCCGCTGCGGACGCTCTTCGACGCCGGGGTGCCGATGGCCCTGGGCGCCGACGACCCGCTGCTGTTCGGCTCGCGCCTGGCGGCCCAGTACGACATCGCCCGGCGCCACCACGCCTTCACGGACGAGGAGTTGGCGGAGCTGGCCCGGCAGTCGGTGCGGGGCTCGGCGGCACCGGAGGACGTCAGGGCGAAGCTGCTGGCCGGCGTGGACGACTGGCTGGCGGCCTGA
- a CDS encoding DHA2 family efflux MFS transporter permease subunit codes for MSEQTARRGGAVWALVITSVAGFMAALDNLVVTTALPSIREDLGGGLGDLEWTVSAYTLTFAVLLMFGAALGDRFGRRRMFIAGLTVFTVASAAAAMAPGIGSLIAARAVQGVGAAVMMPLTLTLLTAAVPAAKRGMAYGIWGAVNGLAVASGPLIGGSLTEHVSWHWIFWLNVPLGLALLPLARLRLAESYGTGAPLDFPGTLLASGGLFGLVYGLVRGPADGWTSPLVLTGLFAGAVLLVGFVLHGLRAKNPMLPMRLFRSRAFAGINAASLLMFLGMFGSIFLLSQYMQGVLGYSPTEAGLRMLPWTGMPMLVAPIAGILSDRVGGRPVVAAGLFLQAAGLGWMAAVATVDASYAVQLPGLIVSGIGMALFFAPASNLVMSSVRVQEQGIASGANNALREVGGALGIAIMASIFSAQGGYESGQAFVDGLRPALVTGAAVVALAGFAALLIPARRPAPPAATDSGAASGTGSGAAPVLEPAGR; via the coding sequence ATGTCAGAGCAGACCGCACGTCGCGGGGGAGCCGTCTGGGCCCTCGTCATCACCAGCGTCGCCGGATTCATGGCGGCACTCGACAATCTCGTCGTCACCACCGCCCTGCCGTCCATCCGCGAGGACCTCGGCGGCGGGCTGGGCGACCTCGAATGGACCGTGAGCGCCTACACGCTCACCTTCGCCGTGCTGCTCATGTTCGGCGCGGCACTCGGCGACCGGTTCGGCCGCAGGCGGATGTTCATCGCCGGGCTCACCGTCTTCACCGTCGCCTCCGCCGCCGCGGCCATGGCGCCCGGCATCGGCTCCCTCATCGCCGCCCGCGCGGTCCAGGGCGTCGGCGCCGCCGTCATGATGCCGCTGACGCTCACGCTCCTCACGGCCGCCGTGCCCGCCGCGAAGCGCGGGATGGCGTACGGCATCTGGGGCGCGGTCAACGGACTCGCGGTCGCCTCCGGACCGCTCATCGGCGGCAGCCTCACCGAGCACGTGTCCTGGCACTGGATCTTCTGGCTGAACGTTCCGCTGGGCCTCGCCCTGCTGCCGCTGGCCCGGCTGCGCCTCGCCGAGTCCTACGGCACCGGCGCCCCGCTCGACTTCCCCGGCACCCTGCTCGCCAGCGGCGGCCTCTTCGGGCTCGTCTACGGCCTGGTGCGCGGGCCGGCCGACGGCTGGACCAGCCCGCTCGTGCTGACCGGCCTGTTCGCGGGCGCCGTCCTGCTCGTCGGGTTCGTCCTGCACGGCTTGCGGGCCAAGAACCCCATGCTGCCGATGCGCCTCTTCCGGTCCCGCGCCTTCGCCGGGATCAACGCCGCGAGCCTGCTGATGTTCCTCGGAATGTTCGGCTCGATCTTCCTGCTCAGCCAGTACATGCAGGGCGTCCTCGGCTACTCGCCCACCGAGGCGGGCCTCAGGATGCTGCCGTGGACCGGTATGCCGATGCTCGTCGCGCCGATCGCCGGCATCCTCTCCGACCGCGTCGGAGGCCGACCGGTCGTCGCCGCCGGGCTCTTCCTCCAGGCGGCCGGTCTCGGCTGGATGGCCGCCGTGGCCACCGTCGACGCCTCGTACGCCGTCCAACTGCCCGGTCTGATCGTCAGCGGCATCGGCATGGCGCTGTTCTTCGCCCCGGCCTCCAACCTGGTGATGTCCAGCGTCCGAGTGCAGGAACAGGGGATCGCCTCCGGTGCCAACAACGCGCTGCGGGAGGTCGGCGGTGCGCTCGGCATCGCGATCATGGCGTCGATCTTCTCGGCGCAGGGCGGCTACGAGTCCGGCCAGGCCTTTGTCGACGGACTGCGGCCCGCGCTGGTCACGGGCGCGGCGGTGGTGGCCCTCGCCGGCTTCGCCGCCCTGCTGATACCGGCCCGACGGCCCGCGCCCCCCGCGGCGACGGACTCCGGCGCGGCCTCCGGAACCGGCTCCGGGGCGGCGCCCGTGCTGGAGCCCGCCGGCCGCTGA
- a CDS encoding MaoC family dehydratase N-terminal domain-containing protein, which translates to MALDQSFVGRTYPPTDPYEVGREKIREFAEAVGDANPAYTDPEAAKALGYADVIAPPTFVFSITFKAAGQVVQDPQLGLDYSRVVHGDQKFAYRRPVRAGDRLTVTSTIEAVKSMAGNDILDIRGEVHDESGEHVVTAWTKLVARAAEPADSVDATDGKA; encoded by the coding sequence ATGGCGCTCGACCAGTCCTTCGTCGGGCGGACCTACCCGCCCACCGATCCCTATGAGGTCGGTCGGGAGAAGATCCGCGAGTTCGCCGAGGCCGTCGGTGACGCCAATCCGGCGTACACCGACCCGGAAGCCGCCAAGGCGCTCGGGTACGCCGATGTGATCGCGCCGCCGACCTTCGTGTTCTCGATCACCTTCAAGGCGGCGGGACAGGTCGTGCAGGACCCCCAGCTGGGCCTCGACTACAGCCGGGTGGTGCACGGCGACCAGAAGTTCGCCTACCGGCGCCCGGTGCGCGCCGGTGACCGGCTGACGGTCACCTCGACCATCGAGGCGGTCAAGTCCATGGCCGGCAACGACATCCTGGACATCCGTGGCGAGGTCCACGACGAGAGCGGCGAGCACGTAGTGACCGCCTGGACCAAGCTCGTCGCCCGCGCGGCGGAGCCGGCTGACTCCGTGGACGCCACGGACGGGAAGGCGTGA
- a CDS encoding pyridoxal phosphate-dependent aminotransferase, with the protein MSAATPPTERRVSARVGAISESATLAVDAKAKALKAAGRPVIGFGAGEPDFPTPDYVVEAAVEACKNPKYHRYTPAGGLPELKAAIAAKTLRDSGYEVDASQILVTNGGKQAIYNAFAAILDPGDEVIVPAPYWTTYPESIRLAGGVPVEVVADETTGYRVSVEQLEAARTENTKVVLFVSPSNPTGAVYDVGDAEAIGRWALEHGLWVMTDEIYEHLVYGDAKFTSLPGILPELRDKCIVVNGVAKTYAMTGWRVGWIIGPKDVVKAATNLQSHATSNVSNVAQIAALAAVSGDLSAVEKMREAFDRRRKTIVRMLNEIDGVLCPEPEGAFYAYPSVKALLGKEIRGRRPQDSVELAALILEEAEVAVVPGEAFGTPGYLRLSYALGDEDLVEGVSRIQKLLAEARD; encoded by the coding sequence ATGAGCGCTGCAACCCCTCCCACCGAGCGCCGGGTCTCCGCCCGCGTCGGCGCGATCTCCGAGTCCGCCACCCTTGCCGTGGACGCCAAGGCCAAGGCCCTGAAGGCCGCCGGGCGTCCGGTGATCGGCTTCGGCGCGGGCGAGCCCGACTTCCCGACCCCGGACTACGTCGTCGAGGCGGCCGTCGAGGCCTGCAAGAACCCCAAGTACCACCGCTACACGCCGGCCGGTGGTCTCCCCGAGCTGAAGGCCGCTATCGCCGCGAAGACGCTGCGTGACTCGGGCTACGAGGTGGACGCCTCGCAGATCCTGGTCACCAACGGCGGCAAGCAGGCGATCTACAACGCCTTCGCCGCGATCCTCGACCCGGGCGACGAGGTCATCGTCCCGGCGCCGTACTGGACGACGTACCCGGAGTCCATCCGGCTGGCCGGCGGTGTCCCGGTGGAGGTCGTGGCCGACGAGACGACCGGCTACCGGGTCTCGGTCGAGCAGCTGGAGGCGGCCCGCACGGAGAACACCAAGGTCGTGCTCTTCGTCTCCCCGTCCAACCCGACCGGCGCCGTCTACGACGTCGGGGACGCCGAGGCGATCGGCCGCTGGGCCCTCGAGCACGGCCTGTGGGTGATGACGGACGAGATCTACGAGCACCTCGTCTACGGCGACGCGAAGTTCACCTCGCTGCCGGGGATCCTGCCCGAGCTGCGCGACAAGTGCATCGTGGTCAACGGCGTGGCGAAGACGTACGCGATGACCGGCTGGCGGGTGGGCTGGATCATCGGCCCGAAGGACGTCGTGAAGGCCGCCACGAACCTCCAGTCGCACGCCACCTCGAACGTCTCCAACGTGGCGCAGATCGCCGCGCTGGCCGCCGTCTCCGGTGACCTGTCCGCCGTCGAGAAGATGCGGGAGGCCTTCGACCGGCGCCGCAAGACGATCGTGCGGATGCTGAACGAGATCGACGGCGTCCTCTGCCCGGAGCCCGAGGGCGCGTTCTACGCGTACCCCTCCGTGAAGGCGCTCCTCGGCAAGGAGATCCGCGGCAGGCGTCCGCAGGACTCGGTCGAGCTGGCCGCGCTCATCCTGGAGGAGGCCGAGGTCGCGGTGGTTCCGGGTGAGGCCTTCGGCACCCCGGGTTACCTGCGGCTGTCGTACGCGCTGGGCGACGAGGACCTCGTCGAGGGCGTGAGCCGCATCCAGAAGCTGCTGGCGGAGGCCAGGGACTGA